One part of the Cottoperca gobio chromosome 14, fCotGob3.1, whole genome shotgun sequence genome encodes these proteins:
- the LOC115019202 gene encoding LOW QUALITY PROTEIN: ubiquitin carboxyl-terminal hydrolase 2-like (The sequence of the model RefSeq protein was modified relative to this genomic sequence to represent the inferred CDS: deleted 1 base in 1 codon), protein MPSLRHSYTVTAPEEPAAFPGADKPDLRRKSPSLSRSKLVSTFMGLIINQAKNKSPQGLVGLRNLGNTCFMNSILQCLSNTPELRDYCLRNIHRIDLNNNNNNCTTNAALMEEFAKLTQSLWTSVNNEAISPSDFRSQIQRYAPKFVGCNQQDAQEFLRFLLDGLHNEVNRVTVRPHVFPEDFDHLSDDEKAKRMWNLYLEREDSKVVDLFVGQLKSSVTCTACGFRSTVFDPFWDLSIPVAQKSSEVTLKDCLRLFTKEDVLDGEERPTCNRCKTRRKCTKRFSVQKFPQILVLHLKRFSDSNIRTSKLSTYVNFPLKELDLREFASESSERAVYNLYAVSNHSGNALGGHYTAYCKNPALGEWYSYNDCRVSPVSSSQVRSSNAYVLFYELAPPPHSKYQTCRL, encoded by the exons ATGCCGTCTCTGCGACACTCGTACACAGTGACAGCACCGGAGGAACCGGCCGCCTTCCCCGGCGCAGACAAGCCCGACCTGCGGCGGAAGAGTCCGTCATTGTCCCGGTCCAAGCTGGTGTCCACGTTCATGGGTCTGATCATCAACCAGGCCAAG AACAAGAGTCCTCAAGGTCTGGTGGGACTGAGGAACCTGGGCAACACA TGTTTCATGAACTCCATCCTTCAATGTCTGAGCAACACGCCCGAGCTGAGAGATTATTGCCTGAGAAACATCCATCGCATTgacctcaacaacaacaacaacaactgcacGACCAACGCTGCTCTCATGGAAG AGTTTGCAAAGCTGACTCAGAGTCTGTGGACGTCAGTGAACAACGAGGCCATCAGTCCCTCTGATTTCAGGAGTCAGATCCAGAGATACGCTCCCAAATTTGTGGGCTGCAA TCAGCAGGACGCCCAGGAGTTTCTGCGTTTCTTATTGGACGGTCTCCATAATGAGGTGAACAGAGTGACCGTCCGCCCTCATGTGTTCCCCGAGGACTTTGACCACCTCTC AGACGATGAGAAAGCCAAGCGGATGTGGAACTTGTACTTGGAA AGAGAGGACAGCAAAGTCGTGG ATCTGTTTGTTGGACAGCTGAAGAGCTCTGTGACCTGCACCGCCTGTGGCTTCCGCTCCACGGTGTTTGATCCATTCTGGGACTTATCCATACCTGTTGCACAG AAGAGCTCAGAAGTGACTCTCAAAGACTGCTTGAGGCTCTTTACAAAAGAAGACGTGTTGGACGGAGAGGAGAGACCG acGTGCAACAGATGCAAAACCAGAAGGAAATGCACCAAAAGATTCAGCGTTCAGAAGTTCCCGCAGATCCTCGTGCTTC ACCTGAAGCGTTTCTCAGACTCCAACATCCGAACCAGCAAACTCTCCACTTATGTCAACTTCCCTCTCAAAGAGCTGGACCTGCGGGAGTTCGCCTCAGAGAGCAGCG AGCGAGCTGTGTATAACCTGTACGCTGTTTCCAACCACTCGGGGAACGCTTTGGGGGGCCATTACACGGCGTACTGCAAGAACCCGGCGCTGGGGGAGTGGTACAGCTACAACGACTGCAG GGTGAGTCCCGTGTCCTCTAGCCAGGTTCGCAGCAGCAACGCCTACGTCCTCTTCTACGAGCTGGCGCCCCCCCCACACAGCAAATATCAGACATGTCGACTTTAG